A region of Coccinella septempunctata chromosome 5, icCocSept1.1, whole genome shotgun sequence DNA encodes the following proteins:
- the LOC123313808 gene encoding E3 ubiquitin-protein ligase Bre1 isoform X1: MSKRHAEEAPASSGGQPPIKKIHFEPHLIGPVSTLEEMDIKVLQFQNKKLAQKIEQRHRTEQELRQRIEQLEKRQTQDDAMLNVVNRYWNQLNEDIRILLQRFDAETADESENKNENEATTSFLMQLSTWDKDELNDKLANRVQVSRRAVAKVIQAFDRLMQRNEKITLALKGEVEGQDAPSVDEVIRQANVELQAENRNLQALQTTLHEKYHLNSLKVAELQDSVTARETEIAELKNQIDDLQYEFDKVRNRNDKLETHLAEAIEKLKTYNQLHGDPDKNATQKPVVQSSVSQAKLEDLMKEVEEWKELANNRLQELDKLHMTHRETLKEVEKLKMDIRQLPESVIVETTEYKCLQSQFSVLYNESMQLKTQLDEARQQLQQTKNANARNIELMESDELMSQKKLRQEVMQLEDFLAQIRKEYEMLRIEFEQNLAANEQTGPINREMRHLITSLQNNTQQLKGEVHRYKRKYKEANAELPKLRKEIEDLQSKIAQLESNQDSKEHIKQEIKEEDTSTSEGIQIKEEGSTTPTIKKEEDDTEHMEDADTDKDKAGGSPSSKKDGNKQGQGVVKKDPVKTEKDHREAQRAKEQKIMENEIIRDLKNQLKKALNEQKEMKLLLDMYKSVIKDQRDKVQLMATEKKLRMEVDDLRQQIKKIQDSKRDDKRKMAEDEALKKIKQLEEQKYELQKQVANQKPADGSWGNVLHQMRPFVGSQEEEALLNEMEVTGQAFEDMQEQNSRLIQQLREKDDANFKLMSERIKSNQLHKLAREEKDVLKEQVQTLTTQVDAANIVVRKLEEKERILQNTLATVEKELSLRQQAMEMHKRKAIESAQSAADLKLHLEKYHSQMKEAQQVVAEKTSSLEAEAYKTKRLQEEIAQLKRKAERMKKMEISGTTLDEVMMEEIREYKETLTCPSCKVKRKDAVLSKCFHVFCYDCLKTRYETRQRKCPKCNCAFGANDYHRLYLSN; this comes from the exons ATGTCCAAGAGGCATGCGGAGGAGGCCCCGGCCTCCTCTGGCGGTCAGCCGCCGATTAAAAAAATACACTTTGAACCACATTTGATTGGACCGGTATCTACTCTGGAAGAAATGGATATCAAAGTTCTACAATTTCAGAACAAAAAACTGGCCCAA aaaattgaGCAAAGACACAGAACTGAACAGGAATTGAGACAGAGGATCGAACAGTTAGAAAAAAGACAAACTCAAGATGATGCAATGTTGAATGTAGTCAATCGGTATTGGAATCAACTCAATGAGGATATTCGAATACTTTTACAGAGATTTGATGCAGAAACTGCTGATGAGTCTGAAAATAAAA ATGAGAATGAAGCAACCACTTCTTTTTTGATGCAATTATCTACATGGGATAAGGATGAGCTCAATGATAAATTGGCTAATCGAGTTCAAGTATCAAGAAGAGCTGTTGCAAAAGTAATTCAAGCTTTTGATAGACTTAtgcaaagaaatgaaaaaattacgtTAGCGTTAAAAGGAGAAGTGGAAGGAC AGGATGCTCCTTCAGTTGATGAAGTCATAAGACAAGCAAACGTTGAACTACAAGCGGAAAACAGAAATTTGCAAGCATTGCAAACTACTCTACATGAAAAATATCATTTGAACAGTCTAAAAGTAGCTGAATTGCAAGATTCTGTTACTGCCAGGGAGACAGAAATTGCAGAATTGAAGAATCAAATTGATGATTTGCAATACGAATTTGATAAG GTGCGCAATAGAAATGACAAACTAGAAACCCATTTGGCTGAAGCTATTGAGAAACTTAAAACTTACAACCAACTTCATGGAGATCCTGATAAGAATGCTACGCAGAAACCGGTGGTACAGTCGAGTGTTTCTCAAGCAAAACTGGAAGATTTGATGAAAGAAGTGGAAGAATGGAAAGAATTGGCCAATAATAGACTTCAAGAGCTGGATAAGCTGCATATGACTCACAGGGAAACTCTTAAAGAAGTGGAGAAGTTGAAAATGGAT ATTCGTCAACTTCCGGAAAGTGTTATTGTCGAAACAACGGAATACAAATGTCTTCAATCTCAATTTTCTGTGCTATATAATGAGTCAATGCAGCTTAAAACTCAATTGGACGAAGCTAGGCAACAATTGCAGCAGACCAAAAATGCCAATGCTAGAAATATCGAACTTATGGAA AGTGACGAACTCATGTCTCAAAAAAAACTTCGTCAGGAAGTCATGCAGTTGGAAGATTTCTTAGCGCAAATAAGAAAGGAATACGAAATGCTACGTATTGAATTTGAGCAGAATCTTGCCGCCAACGAACAAACCGGTCCCATAAACCGTGAAATGAGGCATCTTATAACATCCCTTCAGAACAATACTCAGCAATTGAAAGGAGAAGTGCATAGATATAAGAGAAAATACAAAGAAGCGAATGCGGAATTACCTAAG TTGAGAAAAGAAATCGAAGACCTTCAAAGCAAAATAGCTCAGTTGGAATCTAATCAGGATTCTAAAGAACACATTAAGCAAGAAATCAAAGAGGAAGACACAAGTACTTCTGAGGGAATACAAATCAAGGAGGAAGGGTCTACTACCCCCACAATTAAGAAGGAAGAAGACGATACAGAG CATATGGAAGATGCAGATACTGACAAAGACAAAGCAGGCGGTTCTCCATCATCGAAAAAAGATGGAAACAAACAAGGTCAAGGGGTTGTCAAGAAAGATCCTGTGAAAACCGAGAAGGATCATAGGGAGGCCCAACGTGCGAAGGAGCAGAAAATAATGGAAAACGAGATTATAAGGGATTTGAAAAATCAGCTCAA GAAAGCTCTGAATGAACAGAAAGAAATGAAGCTGCTTCTGGATATGTACAAAAGCGTGATTAAAGATCAGAGGGATAAGGTACAGTTGATGGCTACGGAGAAAAAACTACGTATGGAGGTCGACGATCTTCGACAGCAAATCAAGAAAATTCAG GACAGTAAAAGAGATGACAAACGAAAAATGGCAGAAGACGAAGCCCTGAAGAAAATCAAGCAATTAGAAGAGCAGAAATATGAGCTCCAGAAGCAGGTGGCTAACCAGAAGCCTGCCGACGGTAGCTGGGGTAATGTTCTGCACCAAATGAGACCGTTTGTCGGGTCACAAGAAGAAGAGGCCCTTCTTAACGAGATGGAAGTGACCGGACAAGCGTTCGAAGACATGCAG GAGCAAAATTCGAGGCTGATCCAACAGTTGCGAGAAAAGGATGATGCGAATTTCAAGCTCATGTCCGAGAGGATCAAATCAAATCAACTGCATAAATTGGCGAGGGAGGAGAAAGACGTTCTTAAGGAACAAGTGCAAACTTTGACCACTCAAGTGGATGCCGCGAATATTGTTGTGCGTAAACTGGAGGAAAAAGAGAGGATTTTGCAAAATACTTTGGCGACTGTTGAGAAGGAATTATCCCTGAGGCAACAGGCCATGGAGATGCACAAGAGGAAGGCCATCGAGTCGGCTCAGAGTGCAGCCGACCTGAAACTTCATTTAG aaaaataCCACTCCCAGATGAAGGAAGCTCAACAGGTGGTAGCAGAGAAGACAAGTTCATTAGAAGCAGAGGCTTACAAGACCAAGAGACTTCAGGAAGAGATAGCGCAGCTGAAACGGAAGGCGGAGAGGATGAAGAAGATGGAAATTTCAGGAACCACCCTGGATGAAGTCATGATGGAGGAAATTAGGGAGTACAAGGAGACTCTCACATGTCCTTCGTGTAAAGTCAAGAGGAAAGACGCAGTCTTGTCGAAATGTTTCCACGTCTTCTGTTACGATTGTCTCAAAACCAGGTATGAGACCAGGCAGAGAAAGTGCCCCAAATGTAATTGTGCTTTCGGAGCTAATGATTATCATCGATTGTATCTATCTAATTAA
- the LOC123313808 gene encoding E3 ubiquitin-protein ligase Bre1 isoform X2 has product MLNVVNRYWNQLNEDIRILLQRFDAETADESENKNENEATTSFLMQLSTWDKDELNDKLANRVQVSRRAVAKVIQAFDRLMQRNEKITLALKGEVEGQDAPSVDEVIRQANVELQAENRNLQALQTTLHEKYHLNSLKVAELQDSVTARETEIAELKNQIDDLQYEFDKVRNRNDKLETHLAEAIEKLKTYNQLHGDPDKNATQKPVVQSSVSQAKLEDLMKEVEEWKELANNRLQELDKLHMTHRETLKEVEKLKMDIRQLPESVIVETTEYKCLQSQFSVLYNESMQLKTQLDEARQQLQQTKNANARNIELMESDELMSQKKLRQEVMQLEDFLAQIRKEYEMLRIEFEQNLAANEQTGPINREMRHLITSLQNNTQQLKGEVHRYKRKYKEANAELPKLRKEIEDLQSKIAQLESNQDSKEHIKQEIKEEDTSTSEGIQIKEEGSTTPTIKKEEDDTEHMEDADTDKDKAGGSPSSKKDGNKQGQGVVKKDPVKTEKDHREAQRAKEQKIMENEIIRDLKNQLKKALNEQKEMKLLLDMYKSVIKDQRDKVQLMATEKKLRMEVDDLRQQIKKIQDSKRDDKRKMAEDEALKKIKQLEEQKYELQKQVANQKPADGSWGNVLHQMRPFVGSQEEEALLNEMEVTGQAFEDMQEQNSRLIQQLREKDDANFKLMSERIKSNQLHKLAREEKDVLKEQVQTLTTQVDAANIVVRKLEEKERILQNTLATVEKELSLRQQAMEMHKRKAIESAQSAADLKLHLEKYHSQMKEAQQVVAEKTSSLEAEAYKTKRLQEEIAQLKRKAERMKKMEISGTTLDEVMMEEIREYKETLTCPSCKVKRKDAVLSKCFHVFCYDCLKTRYETRQRKCPKCNCAFGANDYHRLYLSN; this is encoded by the exons ATGTTGAATGTAGTCAATCGGTATTGGAATCAACTCAATGAGGATATTCGAATACTTTTACAGAGATTTGATGCAGAAACTGCTGATGAGTCTGAAAATAAAA ATGAGAATGAAGCAACCACTTCTTTTTTGATGCAATTATCTACATGGGATAAGGATGAGCTCAATGATAAATTGGCTAATCGAGTTCAAGTATCAAGAAGAGCTGTTGCAAAAGTAATTCAAGCTTTTGATAGACTTAtgcaaagaaatgaaaaaattacgtTAGCGTTAAAAGGAGAAGTGGAAGGAC AGGATGCTCCTTCAGTTGATGAAGTCATAAGACAAGCAAACGTTGAACTACAAGCGGAAAACAGAAATTTGCAAGCATTGCAAACTACTCTACATGAAAAATATCATTTGAACAGTCTAAAAGTAGCTGAATTGCAAGATTCTGTTACTGCCAGGGAGACAGAAATTGCAGAATTGAAGAATCAAATTGATGATTTGCAATACGAATTTGATAAG GTGCGCAATAGAAATGACAAACTAGAAACCCATTTGGCTGAAGCTATTGAGAAACTTAAAACTTACAACCAACTTCATGGAGATCCTGATAAGAATGCTACGCAGAAACCGGTGGTACAGTCGAGTGTTTCTCAAGCAAAACTGGAAGATTTGATGAAAGAAGTGGAAGAATGGAAAGAATTGGCCAATAATAGACTTCAAGAGCTGGATAAGCTGCATATGACTCACAGGGAAACTCTTAAAGAAGTGGAGAAGTTGAAAATGGAT ATTCGTCAACTTCCGGAAAGTGTTATTGTCGAAACAACGGAATACAAATGTCTTCAATCTCAATTTTCTGTGCTATATAATGAGTCAATGCAGCTTAAAACTCAATTGGACGAAGCTAGGCAACAATTGCAGCAGACCAAAAATGCCAATGCTAGAAATATCGAACTTATGGAA AGTGACGAACTCATGTCTCAAAAAAAACTTCGTCAGGAAGTCATGCAGTTGGAAGATTTCTTAGCGCAAATAAGAAAGGAATACGAAATGCTACGTATTGAATTTGAGCAGAATCTTGCCGCCAACGAACAAACCGGTCCCATAAACCGTGAAATGAGGCATCTTATAACATCCCTTCAGAACAATACTCAGCAATTGAAAGGAGAAGTGCATAGATATAAGAGAAAATACAAAGAAGCGAATGCGGAATTACCTAAG TTGAGAAAAGAAATCGAAGACCTTCAAAGCAAAATAGCTCAGTTGGAATCTAATCAGGATTCTAAAGAACACATTAAGCAAGAAATCAAAGAGGAAGACACAAGTACTTCTGAGGGAATACAAATCAAGGAGGAAGGGTCTACTACCCCCACAATTAAGAAGGAAGAAGACGATACAGAG CATATGGAAGATGCAGATACTGACAAAGACAAAGCAGGCGGTTCTCCATCATCGAAAAAAGATGGAAACAAACAAGGTCAAGGGGTTGTCAAGAAAGATCCTGTGAAAACCGAGAAGGATCATAGGGAGGCCCAACGTGCGAAGGAGCAGAAAATAATGGAAAACGAGATTATAAGGGATTTGAAAAATCAGCTCAA GAAAGCTCTGAATGAACAGAAAGAAATGAAGCTGCTTCTGGATATGTACAAAAGCGTGATTAAAGATCAGAGGGATAAGGTACAGTTGATGGCTACGGAGAAAAAACTACGTATGGAGGTCGACGATCTTCGACAGCAAATCAAGAAAATTCAG GACAGTAAAAGAGATGACAAACGAAAAATGGCAGAAGACGAAGCCCTGAAGAAAATCAAGCAATTAGAAGAGCAGAAATATGAGCTCCAGAAGCAGGTGGCTAACCAGAAGCCTGCCGACGGTAGCTGGGGTAATGTTCTGCACCAAATGAGACCGTTTGTCGGGTCACAAGAAGAAGAGGCCCTTCTTAACGAGATGGAAGTGACCGGACAAGCGTTCGAAGACATGCAG GAGCAAAATTCGAGGCTGATCCAACAGTTGCGAGAAAAGGATGATGCGAATTTCAAGCTCATGTCCGAGAGGATCAAATCAAATCAACTGCATAAATTGGCGAGGGAGGAGAAAGACGTTCTTAAGGAACAAGTGCAAACTTTGACCACTCAAGTGGATGCCGCGAATATTGTTGTGCGTAAACTGGAGGAAAAAGAGAGGATTTTGCAAAATACTTTGGCGACTGTTGAGAAGGAATTATCCCTGAGGCAACAGGCCATGGAGATGCACAAGAGGAAGGCCATCGAGTCGGCTCAGAGTGCAGCCGACCTGAAACTTCATTTAG aaaaataCCACTCCCAGATGAAGGAAGCTCAACAGGTGGTAGCAGAGAAGACAAGTTCATTAGAAGCAGAGGCTTACAAGACCAAGAGACTTCAGGAAGAGATAGCGCAGCTGAAACGGAAGGCGGAGAGGATGAAGAAGATGGAAATTTCAGGAACCACCCTGGATGAAGTCATGATGGAGGAAATTAGGGAGTACAAGGAGACTCTCACATGTCCTTCGTGTAAAGTCAAGAGGAAAGACGCAGTCTTGTCGAAATGTTTCCACGTCTTCTGTTACGATTGTCTCAAAACCAGGTATGAGACCAGGCAGAGAAAGTGCCCCAAATGTAATTGTGCTTTCGGAGCTAATGATTATCATCGATTGTATCTATCTAATTAA
- the LOC123314510 gene encoding putative leucine-rich repeat-containing protein DDB_G0290503: protein MEEESPPSQTGDVSSPEITTTPPEDDQGSSAVNELETTKLSNVSDEDHNFTVHPFDLSNITVIENTLANPAKSVSCEGSDSGVEVFENSDNFAFRRTLSSNSGVSNHFQDFENVQSCDSSISYCSNIDEAYNILVRRNSSLFGDCTLRNGDRTSDNGSESSSVTGSSSSKNSKRNQTIKKRVTVDPKPKPSSPKERTRSKPPVTPKSQANSARLKSLDRLQGKSLTPSTAKTNCLRNKQVPNNLEISKKESSKRPSTVRTPSSTRTPIPTPTDDGRWPSIHSRPAPLLSKSMKGSMDPTTKRSTLDTKTIEKYATLPRRKKEKSADDIEKPRKITDKETFTNKATQNKKTVPRESLSMRISTLGRRKKIKIYQENGFQTALTMEDIDKALSGHSVRPPSPEDKEFDAKEIQVDMSITEVETLKEQLRVMTEKYEALSNDYKTQTCKLREVEDKWRAEAVEKEGLQQELKNNTERVLTILGDQNSTDDNSSDSLLVLESRYQDVRSLVIDQEKEISRLNALCRTLQINLDQLMANQRTLIQQHQELEAESMELQEFMQAEKSTLADALREAETEYKKLKTLLNEKDRGLMEKQEESKHLVRLSEKRRQENLALQAKLGALEARCRELLVQQGSSVSRAAIAVSALSNRLDSLANELIACYNISEQDLEDVIFHNEAYNYSSNDTTPERGRKCFNDTSPSSTKGSSFVSAVINAIKNNAPFSRDISRSNLQTETSSSNEMLDSETEPCLMMEHVLEDVVVPDGHSHNMISSTHSMINTRLTHSESLKDLSQAILNRERSEQANSLTLSFSSEFGVDDGFNVPLIDQVIDVDNSITRLLKVIKIVQVDAEERMNELEDQRECFSEQINKQKETNKFVVKQLKDWELLGARLKTEVKDLKEKLSAKDSELDKFKIELNKQREQLEKQNQDVCELSTALSKIELDAKMKQEEVNEAILLWEQTGEIPSQEIMGRIISKCPEIKELIENEQQKEELKKESANRQVLIDRIREAFAETKKQYEAIDNALEVLHNVQSVVQQCPPLAKLQRDLEEVSFQSASKMPLVPPADLNANAALLHQVIKNLEIASPINTTA from the exons ATGGAGGAGGAGTCCCCTCCCAGCCAGACTGGTGATGTTTCATCGCCAGAAATCACAACTACACCTCCCGAAGATGACCAGGGTTCCAGTGCCGTAAACGAGCTAGAAACCACCAAACTAAGCAATGTCAGCGACGAAGACCACAACTTCACCGTCCACCCCTTCGACTTGTCCAACATAACCGTAATCGAGAACACCCTAGCCAACCCCGCCAAAAGTGTATCTTGTGAAGGAAGTGACAGTGGCGTTGAAGTGTTCGAGAACAGTGATAATTTCGCCTTCAGAAGGACCCTAAGTTCCAACAGTGGCGTCTCCAACCATTTCCAAGACTTTGAGAACGTTCAATCCTGCGATTCTTCGATTAGTTATTGTTCGAATATCGACGAGGCTTACAATATCTTGGTGAGACGTAACTCGTCTCTGTTCGGAGATTGCACACTCAGAAACGGTGATAGAACTAGTGATAACGGATCGGAGAGTTCCTCCGTAACCGGAAGTTCCTCTTCCAAGAACTCCAAACGGAATCAGACTATCAAGAAACGCGTGACTGTCGATCCCAAACCCAAGCCAAGTTCGCCCAAAGAAAGAACGAGGTCCAAGCCTCCGGTCACCCCTAAATCTCAAGCGAATTCTGCGCGCTTGAAATCTTTGGATAGACTCCAGGGAAAGTCGCTGACTCCATCCACGGCCAAGACGAACTGTTTGCGCAATAAACAAGTGCCAAATAACTTAGAAATTAGTAAGAAGGAGTCTTCTAAACGCCCGTCGACAGTGAGAACGCCTTCCAGCACCAGAACCCCGATTCCAACCCCAACAGACGATGGTAGATGGCCTTCTATACACAGTAGACCTGCGCCTCTTTTATCGAAATCGATGAAAGGTAGTATGGACCCAACGACCAAACGAAGTACTTTAGATACTAAGACAATAGAAAAATACGCAACGTTACCCAGGAGGAAGAAAGAAAAGAGCGCAGATGACATCGAAAAACCCAGGAAGATAACAGACAAGGAAACTTTCACAAACAAAGCAACACAAAACAAAAAGACTGTACCAAGAGAAAGCCTATCGATGAGGATATCTACACTTGGCAGGAGGAAAAAGATAAAAATTTACCAAGAAAACGGTTTCCAAACTGCCCTAACCATGGAGGACATCGATAAGGCTCTATCGGGACACTCTGTAAGACCCCCAAGTCCTGAAGATAAAGAGTTTGACGCGAAAGAAATACAGGTAGACATGAGCATAACTGAAGTTGAAACCTTGAAGGAACAACTTAGGGTTATGACAGAAAAATACGAAGCTCTCAGTAATGATTATAAAACGCAAACCTGTAAATTGAGGGAGGTCGAAGATAAATGGAGAGCTGAAGCAGTGGAAAAGGAAGGTTTGCAGCAAGAACTGAAGAACAACACTGAACGAGTTTTGACGATTTTGGGGGATCAAAACTCAACTGACG ATAACTCTAGTGACAGTCTGTTAGTGCTGGAGTCCAGGTACCAAGACGTTAGATCGTTGGTTATCGATCAAGAGAAAGAGATTTCACGTTTGAATGCGCTATGTAGAACTCTGCAAATAAATCTCGATCAATTGATGGCGAACCAGAGGACGCTCATTCAACAGCATCAGGAGCTAGAGGCAGAAAGTATGGAGCTCCAAGAATTCATGCAGGCTGAGAAAAGTACACTCGCTGACGCACTTAGAGAAGCCGAGACTGAATATAAGAAATTGAAG ACTCTTCTGAACGAAAAAGATAGAGGCCTCATGGAAAAACAGGAGGAAAGCAAGCATTTGGTGAGGCTGAGCGAGAAGAGGAGGCAGGAAAATTTAGCTTTACAAGCTAAACTAGGAGCTTTGGAAGCCAGATGTAGGGAACTTTTAGTTCAACAGGGTAGCTCAGTGTCTAGAGCTGCTATTGCTGTTTCTGCCTTGAGCAACAGATTGGATTCGTTAGCCAATGAACTGATCGCTTGTTACAACATCTCAGAGCAAGATTTAGAG GATGTGATATTCCATAATGAAGCGTACAACTATAGTAGTAATGACACTACGCCGGAGAGAGGAAGAAAATGCTTCAATGATACCTCCCCATCTTCCACAAAGGGTTCTTCGTTCGTGTCTGCTGTGATAAATGCCATAAAAAACAACGCACCCTTTAGTAGAGATATATCTAGAAGTAATCTCCAAACAG AAACGTCTAGTTCCAATGAGATGCTAGACTCGGAAACTGAGCCCTGCTTGATGATGGAACACGTCTTGGAAGATGTAGTGGTGCCAGATGGTCATTCTCACAACATGATCTCCTCCACCCACAGCATGATCAACACAAGGCTCACTCACAGCGAGAGTCTCAAAGATCTATCGCAAGCCATCCTTAATCGCGAGAGATCCGAGCAGGCTAATAGTCTCACCTTATCCTTCAGCAGCGAATTTGGGGTGGACGATGGTTTCAATGTCCCCCTGATAGACCAAGTCATCGATGTAGATAACTCTATTACGAGACTCCTAAAGGTGATAAAGATTGTTCAGGTAGACGCTGAAGAACGTATGAACGAACTGGAGGACCAAAGAGAATGTTTCTCTGAACAAATCAACAAGCAGAAAGAAACGAACAAGTTCGTGGTGAAACAGCTGAAAGATTGGGAATTGCTAGGTGCGAGGCTGAAGACAGAAGTGAAAGACTTGAAGGAGAAGCTCTCTGCAAAAGATTCTGAATTGGATAAATTCAAAATCGAGTTGAATAAACAAAGGGAGCAACTAGAG AAGCAAAACCAAGATGTTTGTGAGCTGTCCACTGCATTGTCCAAGATAGAACTGGACGCCAAAATGAAGCAAGAGGAAGTTAACGAGGCTATTTTATTATGGGAACAGACAGGGGAGATTCCCTCCCAAGAAATCATGGGGAGAATAATCAGTAAG TGTCCTGAAATAAAAGAACTGATAGAAAATGAACAGCAGAAGGAGGAATTGAAGAAAGAATCCGCCAATAGACAGGTTCTGATTGACAGAATTAGAGAAGCTTTTGCTGAAACTAAGAAGCAGTATGAAGCTATAGACAATGCGCTAGAG GTACTGCACAATGTTCAGAGTGTTGTCCAGCAATGTCCCCCACTAGCAAAGCTGCAAAGGGACCTGGAAGAAGTCAGTTTCCAGAGCGCTTCGAAAATGCCTCTGGTACCTCCTGCCGATCTGAATGCCAACGCAGCTCTTTTGCACCAAGTCATCAAGAATTTAGAGATAGCATCCCCGATAAATACAACCGCTTGA